In one window of Vespa crabro chromosome 6, iyVesCrab1.2, whole genome shotgun sequence DNA:
- the LOC124424606 gene encoding putative cyclin-dependent serine/threonine-protein kinase DDB_G0272797/DDB_G0274007 has product MEHLKILNTSSLNILSNESTLKHALNLPSSKITINNYMKKNEKLRNESSRECKAKSHFKYKSKSDSILNNIKKNKYTNLKTRVQTRSLTTSNIIGFNKFNSQIPINQIKQKNHAIEHQNIVLSNDTKVKTEKTYSNKNTKYDLIQNDDKTEDKKMKRENKNSLAFENWKKQKNIKYKQMIKQEQKEKQQQLQAKLAEMESKKLAQMYIRMKKQQKTQERQKLSKELRIIQQMNLKSYQKQMEMKRIINDKVFKEWKRRKDMKLREQKIINRQYANYYYQLQQQQQQQQQQQQQQQQQQQQQQQQQQQCQQQQYQQQSGHSLHSIDTNFNSWLNQLDWVLHEKYLRERRYLVRSFYCQPAYYGNAADIAYANYS; this is encoded by the exons ATGGAGCACTTGAAAATACTG aatacATCTTCATTGAATATACTAAGCAACGAATCAACTTTAAAACACGCACTTAATTTGCCATCATctaaaattacaattaataattatatgaaaaaaaatgaaaaattgagaaaCGAATCGAGCAGAGAATGCAAAGCAAAATCACACTTCAAATATAAATCCAAAAGTGATtccatattaaataatattaaaaaaaataaatatactaatTTAAAAACTCGCGTACAAACTCGTTCGTTAACTACTAGTAACATTATTggatttaataaattcaattctcAAATTCCAATTAATCAA ataaaacaaaaaaatcatgCCATTGAACATCAAAATATCGTTCTATCTAATGACACAAAAGTTAAGACAGAAAAAACATACTCGAACAAGAACACAAAATATGATCTAATTCAGAACGATGATAAAACagaggataaaaaaat gaaacgtgaaaataaaaatagcttAGCATTTGAGAAttggaaaaagcaaaaaaatattaagtataaacAAATGATCAAACAAGAACAGAAGGAGAAACAGCAACAATTACAAGCTAAACTAGCTGAGATGGAATCAAAGAAACTTGCTCag ATGTATATTCGTATGAAGAAACAACAGAAAACGCAAGAGAGACAAAAATTATCTAAGGAATTACGAATTATTCAACAAATGAATCTTAAATCATATCAAAAACAAATGGAAATGAAACGTATCATAAATGATAAAGTTTTCAAAGAATGGAAAAGACGAAAAGATATGAAACTGAGAGAGCAAAAAATTAT aAATCGACAATatgctaattattattaccaactacaacaacaacaacaacaacagcaacaacaacaacaacaacaacaacaacaacagcaacagcaacaacagcagcaacaacaatgccaacaacaacaataccaacaaCAATCTGGACATTCTTTGCATAGCAttgatacaaattttaattcctGGTTGAATCAATTAGATTGGGTCTTAcacgaaaaatatttacgtgAAAGGCGTTATCTCGTACGTTCTTTTTACTGTCAACCAGCTTATTATGGTAATGCAGCTGATATCGCATATGctaattattcataa
- the LOC124424605 gene encoding proclotting enzyme, translating into MMFSSLLLLKFFLIWNIFDGALSYTEEIVRYHGQPLGYRMPTSYGPPTRGWSSEIWNPGVRRMGSQLYRRDVQIRPPHVHFVKIEEEQTDPLATLSETLGALNTVGSYIVNMTRGMENSSSPPKELPSALYTISKNILGLNVTDSIAPLVRRGVGLTSKPSIKIQTTATAAAATTATTTTTTTTTTTLEPTVIAITPTNLSKPISQALPQQSVELANRDRDSLLPTCITAEGSSGKCQDLSNCPQLLLDLKKLRQSLCFKSIFVPGVCCPTKKSDDLSDDGIITGTISPALIQTTVRPTRPPYRPIKPPTPRPIPLYPVDSSTLEPSTGTIQMPDLSINNSNNVETLGTVDNNYIQDDEECGVRNSGKYRVVGGEEALPGRWPWMAAIFLHGSKRTEFWCGGSLIGPRHILTAAHCTRDQRQRPFATRQFTVRLGDIDLERDDEPSSPETYAVKAIYAHPKFSRVGFYNDIAVLELNRPVKKSPYVIPICLPQGRFRSEAFAGARPTVVGWGTTYYGGKESTVQRQAVLPVWRNEDCNAAYFQPITSNFLCAGYSQGGKDACQGDSGGPLMLRAEGRWMQIGIVSFGNKCGEPGYPGVYTRVTQYLDWIKGNLK; encoded by the exons atgaTGTTCTCTTCATTACTTCTCCTTA aattttttttaatatggaaTATATTCGATGGAGCTCTTTCGTATACCGAAGAAATTGTACGATATCATGGTCAAC cATTAGGATATAGAATGCCAACGTCTTATGGACCACCGACGCGTGGATGGTCATCGGAAATATGGAATCCTGGGGTACGAAGAATGGGAAGTCAATTGTACAGAAGGGACGTTCAAATTCGACCGCCCCATGTACACTTCGTTAAGATCGAAGAAGAACAGACTGATCCTTTGGCGACTTTAAGCGAAACATTAGGTGCATTGAATACCGTGGGAagttatatcgttaatatgacgAGAGGAATGGAAAATTCAAGTAGCCCGCCAAAAGAACTTCCATCTGCATTGTATAccatttcgaaaaatattttag GACTCAATGTAACAGACAGTATAGCACCATTGGTAAGAAGAGGTGTTGGTTTAACATCCAAACCATCAATCAAGATACAAACAACAGCaacggcagcagcagcaacaacagcaacaacaacgacgacgacaacaacaacgacaacattAGAACCTACAGTCATAGCGATAACACCTACAAATTTATCAAAACCTATTTCTCAAGCACTTCCTCAACAATCAGTGGAATTAGctaacagagatagagattctTTATTACCTACATGCATTACGGCAGAGGGTTCATCGGGGAAATGTCAAGATCTCAGCAATTGTCCGCAATTGCTgttggatttaaaaaaattaagacaATCATTATGCTTTAAAAGTATATTCGTACCTGGTGTTTGTTGTCCTACGAAAAAATCAGACGATTTATCGGATGATGG AATAATTACTGGTACCATTTCACCTGCATTAATCCAGACCACTGTTCGACCAACTCGACCACCATATCGTCCTATAAAACCACCTACACCACGACCTATACCATTGTATCCAGTTGATTCATCTACTTTAGAACCATCGACCGGAACGATCCAAATGCCAGACTTGTCAATTAATAATTCGAACAATGTCGAGACATTAGGCACTGtcgacaataattacatacaAGACGACGAAG aATGTGGAGTGAGAAATTCTGGGAAGTATAGGGTCGTTGGAGGTGAAGAAGCATTGCCAGGACGTTGGCCATGGATGGCAGCTATTTTTCTTCATGGTTCTAAACGTACAGAATTTTGGTGTGGAGGCTCCTTAATTGGACCACGGCATATTCTAACTGCTGCGCATTGTACGAGAGATCAACGACAACGACC atTCGCCACGAGGCAATTCACAGTACGCCTTGGTGACATAGATTTAGAAAGAGACGACGAGCCGTCCTCACCAGAAACTTATGCTGTTAAAGCGATTTATGCTCATCCAAAATTTTCTCGAGTTGGTTTTTACAACGACATCGCTGTCCTTGAGTTAAACAGACCTGTGAAAAAGTCACCCTATGTAATACCAATATGTCTACCACAGGGACGCTTTCGTAGTGAAGCATTTGCTGGTGCTAGACCAACTGTGGTTGGATGGGGAACAACCTATTATg GTGGAAAGGAAAGTACAGTTCAACGACAAGCAGTATTGCCCGTATGGAGAAATGAGGACTGTAATGCGGCTTACTTTCAACCAATTACGAGTAATTTCTTATGCGCTGGTTACAGTCAAGGTGGCAAGGACGCTTGTCAAGGTGATTCAGGTGGCCCGTTAATGTTAAGAGCCGAAGGTCGATGGATGCAGATAGGCATCGTATCTTTTGGTAACAAATGTGGTGAACCTGGTTATCCTGGTGTTTATACGCGTGTCACGCAATATCTCGATTGGATAAAAggcaatttaaaataa